The genomic window ATGGTGCTGGGCATCCTCGCGGAAGGCGAGTCGTACGGCTACGCCATCCTCCAGCGGGTGAGCGAGCTGTCCGACGGCGAGCTCGAGTGGAGCGACGGGATGCTGTACCCCCTTCTTCACCGCCTCGAGCGCCTCGGCCACGTCGAGGCCACATGGAGCGCCTCGCCGACCGGGCGTCCCCGCAAGCACTATCGGCTCAGCGGCAGCGGTCAGGCGGCGTTCGCCGAGCAGCGCCGAC from Microbacterium sulfonylureivorans includes these protein-coding regions:
- a CDS encoding PadR family transcriptional regulator, with product MKIGKDLVAAAATPMVLGILAEGESYGYAILQRVSELSDGELEWSDGMLYPLLHRLERLGHVEATWSASPTGRPRKHYRLSGSGQAAFAEQRRQWSVVSTALQKVWADRDGGDRSAFALGGAPA